One window of the Archangium primigenium genome contains the following:
- a CDS encoding serine/threonine-protein kinase, with translation MNATPPAEDIGIGSILRDTYELVSVLGKGGMGKVYLARHLRLPGKQVAVKVLHTQEEITAEQYARFRREAEITSRLGHPNIVGVYDFYGQEGGAPCLVMEHLKGESLSQRIRRGPVPLPEVMAIARQIGSALHAAHQVGVIHRDLKPGNIFLVPTESGGVVTQQVKLLDFGISKIVSSQTMQTVDDVLMGTPQYMSPEQAMGQNSTLDARSDLFALGSIVYELLSGVSPFDDDVMMRILYRIVQEPLPPLAPRCPDVPAEVCAVVEKALEKRPDDRYPSVAAFIEALTGSPLRTLAEAIADAEAAAAATPVSARVTPALGAAPGSARGSAPPPGPTVAGRGSSRSPPPAESTPEAAAPSLAPSAPSVPAKSWRPVVVGASLVVLLGVGVSVGLMRREPPPVAPTLSPSAPAAVVAQPTPTPVPPPTAAPTPAPTEAAPEAEKPTPSAPALAAAPTPPEPEPSAPRRAPVRAEEKLPEVVRADLTLAEKALASNDVNEALRLARRSQRNAVTGASFSVITRAYCQRKELTNAKAHWIKVPESERARVKRFCKEQGIEL, from the coding sequence ATGAACGCAACGCCTCCCGCTGAAGACATTGGCATCGGCAGCATCCTCCGCGACACGTACGAGCTCGTGTCCGTCCTGGGCAAGGGCGGCATGGGCAAGGTCTACCTGGCGCGTCACCTGCGACTGCCCGGCAAGCAGGTGGCGGTGAAGGTCCTCCACACCCAGGAGGAGATCACCGCGGAGCAGTACGCGCGCTTTCGCCGGGAGGCGGAGATCACCTCGCGCCTGGGTCACCCCAACATCGTGGGGGTGTACGACTTCTATGGCCAGGAGGGCGGCGCGCCGTGCCTGGTGATGGAGCACCTCAAGGGCGAGAGCCTGTCCCAGCGCATCCGGCGCGGGCCCGTGCCGCTGCCCGAGGTGATGGCGATCGCCCGGCAGATCGGCTCGGCGCTGCACGCCGCCCACCAGGTGGGCGTCATCCACCGCGACCTCAAGCCGGGCAACATCTTCCTGGTGCCCACCGAGTCCGGCGGCGTGGTGACCCAGCAGGTGAAGCTGCTGGACTTCGGCATCTCGAAGATCGTGTCGTCCCAGACGATGCAGACGGTGGACGACGTGCTCATGGGCACGCCCCAGTACATGTCCCCCGAGCAGGCCATGGGCCAGAACAGCACCCTGGATGCGCGCTCGGACCTGTTCGCGCTCGGGTCCATCGTCTACGAGCTGCTCTCCGGCGTGTCGCCGTTCGACGACGACGTGATGATGCGCATCCTCTACCGCATCGTGCAGGAGCCGCTCCCGCCGCTGGCGCCGCGCTGCCCGGACGTGCCCGCGGAGGTGTGCGCCGTGGTGGAGAAGGCGCTCGAGAAGCGGCCCGACGACCGCTACCCCAGCGTCGCGGCCTTCATCGAGGCGCTCACGGGCAGTCCGCTGCGCACGCTCGCCGAGGCCATCGCGGATGCCGAGGCCGCGGCCGCGGCGACGCCCGTGTCCGCCCGGGTGACCCCGGCGCTGGGCGCGGCCCCGGGCTCGGCTCGGGGCTCGGCGCCTCCTCCGGGGCCCACGGTGGCGGGGCGGGGTTCTTCTCGCTCGCCCCCGCCCGCCGAGTCCACGCCGGAGGCCGCCGCGCCGTCCCTGGCCCCGTCCGCGCCGTCCGTGCCCGCGAAGTCCTGGCGGCCCGTGGTGGTGGGCGCCTCGCTCGTCGTGCTCCTGGGCGTGGGGGTGAGCGTGGGGCTGATGCGGCGCGAGCCGCCGCCCGTGGCGCCCACCCTGTCGCCCTCGGCGCCCGCCGCGGTGGTGGCCCAGCCCACACCCACGCCCGTGCCCCCGCCGACCGCGGCTCCGACGCCGGCGCCGACGGAGGCCGCTCCCGAGGCCGAGAAGCCCACGCCCTCGGCGCCCGCCCTGGCGGCGGCGCCCACGCCCCCGGAGCCCGAGCCCTCGGCGCCCCGGCGCGCGCCGGTCCGGGCGGAGGAGAAGCTGCCCGAGGTGGTGCGCGCGGACCTGACCCTGGCGGAGAAGGCCCTGGCCTCCAACGACGTGAACGAGGCGCTGCGTCTGGCCCGTCGCAGCCAGCGCAACGCCGTCACCGGCGCGTCCTTCTCCGTGATCACGCGTGCTTACTGCCAGCGCAAGGAGCTCACCAACGCCAAGGCCCACTGGATCAAGGTGCCCGAGTCCGAGCGCGCCCGGGTGAAGCGCTTCTGCAAGGAGCAGGGCATCGAGCTGTGA
- a CDS encoding thymidine phosphorylase produces MRPYELIKAKRDGKRLRADDIQAFLRAYTDGEVPDYQMSALCMAIFFRGLDAEELSAWAQAMLHSGEVLDLSDIPGTKVDKHSTGGVGDKVSLSLAPLAAACGVPVPMISGRGLGHTGGTLDKLESIPGFQINLPVSEYRRLVRELDCCLIGQTASVAPADKKLYALRDVTATVDCIPLIASSIMSKKLASGLDALVLDVKVGSGAFMKTQEDARTLARTMIDIGAQMGRKVTALLTDMNQPLGRAVGNALEVVEAVEMLRGRAPEDYTEVTLALTAEMLVLGGKARSLDEARARLQRVIEDGSAVRKLQRIVEAQGGDPRSIEDYARLPQARSTLDVPSPGEGFITGIETEAVGLAAVALGAGRQRVDSRIDPAVGFTLLRKVGEPVKRGEPLVRIHFNEPGGVEDVKARLLSAYSFGPVAPAPRPLILERVE; encoded by the coding sequence GTGAGACCCTACGAGCTCATCAAGGCCAAGCGGGACGGCAAGCGGCTGCGTGCCGACGATATCCAGGCATTCCTCCGGGCGTACACCGACGGGGAGGTGCCCGACTACCAGATGTCCGCCCTGTGCATGGCCATCTTCTTCCGGGGCCTGGACGCCGAGGAGTTGAGCGCCTGGGCCCAGGCCATGCTCCACTCCGGCGAGGTGCTGGACCTGTCGGACATCCCCGGCACCAAGGTGGACAAGCACTCCACCGGAGGCGTGGGGGACAAGGTGTCCCTGAGCCTGGCGCCTCTGGCGGCCGCCTGCGGGGTGCCCGTGCCGATGATCTCCGGCCGGGGCCTCGGGCACACCGGCGGCACGCTCGACAAGCTGGAGTCCATTCCGGGCTTTCAAATCAACCTGCCGGTGAGCGAGTACCGCCGCCTGGTGCGCGAGCTGGACTGCTGCCTCATCGGCCAGACGGCGTCGGTGGCGCCCGCGGACAAGAAGCTCTACGCCCTGCGCGACGTGACGGCCACGGTGGACTGCATCCCGCTCATCGCCAGCTCCATCATGAGCAAGAAGCTCGCCTCGGGGCTGGACGCGCTGGTGCTGGACGTGAAGGTGGGCTCGGGCGCCTTCATGAAGACGCAGGAGGACGCGCGCACGCTGGCCCGGACGATGATCGACATCGGCGCCCAGATGGGCCGCAAGGTGACGGCGCTGCTCACGGACATGAACCAGCCCCTGGGCCGCGCGGTGGGCAACGCCCTGGAGGTGGTGGAGGCCGTGGAGATGCTGCGCGGCCGCGCCCCCGAGGACTACACCGAGGTGACACTCGCGCTCACCGCGGAGATGCTGGTGCTCGGCGGCAAGGCGCGCTCGCTCGACGAGGCCCGTGCCCGGCTCCAGCGCGTCATCGAGGACGGCAGCGCCGTGCGCAAGCTCCAGCGGATCGTCGAGGCGCAAGGCGGCGACCCGCGCTCCATCGAGGACTACGCGCGGCTGCCCCAGGCGCGCTCCACCCTGGACGTGCCCTCGCCCGGCGAGGGATTCATCACCGGCATCGAGACCGAGGCGGTGGGCCTGGCGGCGGTGGCGCTCGGGGCGGGGCGGCAGCGGGTGGACAGCCGGATCGATCCGGCGGTGGGCTTCACGCTCCTGCGCAAGGTGGGTGAGCCGGTGAAGCGGGGCGAGCCGCTCGTGCGCATCCACTTCAACGAGCCCGGAGGCGTGGAGGACGTGAAGGCCCGGCTGCTGTCGGCCTACAGCTTCGGTCCGGTGGCTCCCGCGCCCCGGCCGCTCATCCTGGAGCGCGTGGAGTGA
- a CDS encoding 5'-deoxyadenosine deaminase, protein MDLLLTNGTVVTMNREREVLVGADVLIQDGRIARVGHNLRTRGASLRVLDVKGHVVLPGFIHGHLHACQTLFRNRADGLELLDWLRERIWPFEASHDADSMRASADLTFAELIRSGSTAALDMGSVRHYDAVFESARDCGFRLTGGKAMMDAPDLPPYLSESTEASLAESLALLERWHGTQGGRLRYALTPRFVLSCTEKLLREVGRLAREKNVRIHTHASENRTECEVVRQLTGRDNIAWFHELGLTGPHLTLAHCVWPTDAEVELLRDTGTVVCHCPGSNLKLASGFAPIPEMLDAGVHVCLGADGAACNNNLDMFVEMRLAALLHKPRVGPRGMPAERVLEMATLGGARALGLESELGSLEPGKRADITVVDLSGLHATPQDPRDVLSPLVYAARSSDVVHVLIDGRPVLKDRTLLTLDAQAVAASAHQHSARIVARRP, encoded by the coding sequence TTGGACCTCCTCCTGACGAACGGCACCGTCGTGACGATGAACCGCGAGCGCGAGGTGCTCGTGGGCGCAGACGTCCTCATCCAGGACGGGCGCATCGCCCGGGTGGGCCACAACCTGCGCACGCGGGGCGCGAGCCTGCGGGTGCTGGACGTGAAGGGCCATGTGGTCCTGCCCGGTTTCATCCATGGCCACCTGCACGCGTGCCAGACGCTCTTCCGCAACCGGGCGGACGGCCTGGAGCTGCTCGACTGGCTGCGCGAGCGCATCTGGCCCTTCGAGGCCAGCCATGACGCGGACTCCATGCGGGCCTCGGCGGACCTGACGTTCGCGGAGCTCATCCGCTCGGGCTCCACGGCGGCGCTCGACATGGGCTCGGTGCGTCATTACGACGCCGTCTTCGAGTCCGCCCGGGACTGTGGCTTCCGGCTCACCGGGGGCAAGGCGATGATGGACGCGCCGGACCTGCCCCCCTACCTGAGCGAGTCCACGGAGGCCTCGCTGGCCGAGAGCCTCGCCCTGTTGGAGCGCTGGCACGGCACGCAAGGGGGCCGGCTGCGCTACGCCCTCACGCCGCGCTTCGTGCTGTCGTGCACGGAGAAGCTCTTGCGCGAGGTGGGCCGGCTGGCGCGCGAGAAGAACGTGCGCATCCACACCCACGCGAGCGAGAACCGCACCGAGTGCGAGGTGGTGCGCCAGCTCACCGGCCGCGACAACATCGCCTGGTTCCACGAGCTGGGGCTCACCGGGCCGCACCTCACGCTCGCCCACTGCGTGTGGCCCACCGACGCGGAGGTGGAGCTGCTGCGCGACACGGGCACGGTGGTGTGCCACTGCCCGGGCTCCAACCTCAAGCTGGCCTCGGGCTTCGCCCCGATTCCGGAGATGCTCGACGCGGGCGTGCACGTGTGCCTGGGCGCGGATGGCGCGGCCTGCAACAACAACCTGGACATGTTCGTGGAGATGCGGCTCGCGGCGCTCCTGCACAAGCCGCGGGTGGGCCCCCGGGGCATGCCCGCCGAGCGGGTGCTGGAGATGGCCACCCTCGGGGGCGCCCGGGCGCTGGGCCTGGAGTCCGAGCTGGGCTCGCTGGAGCCGGGCAAGCGCGCGGACATCACCGTGGTGGACCTGTCCGGCCTGCACGCCACGCCCCAGGATCCCCGGGACGTGCTCTCGCCGCTCGTCTACGCGGCGCGCTCGAGCGACGTGGTGCACGTGCTCATCGACGGGCGCCCCGTGCTCAAGGACCGCACGCTGCTCACCCTGGACGCCCAGGCGGTGGCCGCGAGCGCCCACCAGCACTCCGCGCGCATCGTCGCCCGCCGTCCCTGA
- a CDS encoding cytidine deaminase yields the protein MSTDIPWDSLFEAAAKVRERAHAPYSRFPVGAAVLYADGVVETGCNVENSSYGLSACAERNALAAGVGRGRGRPLAVAIVVDTPTPCPPCGMCRQVMMEFAPKELPVRSRNLKGDEARYSLGELLPHAFTSDFL from the coding sequence ATGAGCACGGACATTCCCTGGGACAGTCTCTTCGAGGCGGCGGCGAAAGTGCGGGAGCGGGCCCATGCCCCCTACTCGCGCTTTCCCGTGGGCGCGGCGGTGTTGTACGCGGACGGAGTCGTGGAGACGGGCTGCAACGTGGAGAACTCCTCCTACGGGCTGTCCGCCTGCGCCGAGCGCAACGCCCTGGCGGCGGGCGTGGGGCGGGGGCGGGGTCGGCCCCTGGCGGTGGCCATCGTGGTGGACACGCCCACGCCCTGTCCGCCCTGCGGCATGTGCCGGCAGGTGATGATGGAGTTCGCCCCGAAGGAGCTGCCCGTGCGCAGCCGCAACCTCAAGGGGGACGAGGCGCGCTACTCGCTCGGGGAACTGCTCCCGCACGCCTTCACGAGTGACTTCCTCTAG
- a CDS encoding PilZ domain-containing protein, giving the protein MSASSREDRRASPRVPLRLGIRVAGSSGAFDSREGNVSVGGFAWHGAALSVGTLVEVSLSLPDISAPFLVRGQVLNVSYGARGTSAHARFLDLPVDVERHIARYLDEVERLES; this is encoded by the coding sequence GTGAGCGCGTCGTCCCGGGAGGATCGGCGCGCCTCGCCCCGTGTGCCGCTGCGGCTGGGCATCCGCGTGGCGGGCAGCTCGGGCGCGTTCGACTCCCGGGAGGGCAACGTGTCGGTGGGTGGGTTCGCCTGGCATGGCGCGGCCCTGTCGGTGGGCACGCTGGTGGAGGTGTCGCTGTCGCTGCCGGACATCTCCGCGCCCTTCCTCGTGCGAGGTCAGGTGCTCAACGTAAGCTATGGCGCCAGGGGTACCTCCGCGCACGCGCGCTTCCTCGACCTGCCGGTGGACGTGGAGCGGCACATCGCGCGGTACCTGGATGAAGTGGAGCGGCTGGAGTCCTGA
- a CDS encoding ATP-binding cassette domain-containing protein, with the protein MSLDIGTGEVLALVGENGAGKSTLMNVLYGLYHADSGEVLIQGRPARLKSPRDAIARGIGMVHQHFMLVPTLSVAENVVLGREPTRLGRFDQERACAEVAATCERFGFKLDPRARVDTLSVGSQQKVEIVKALHRGAQVLILDEPTAVLTPQESDDLFRVSRGLAAGGRTVVFISHKLREVLSVADRVVVMRRGKRVAEVRAAETRPEALAALMVGEARVPQAEAQAWHPPEGERLLDVKDLTARGEDGQPMLRGVTLEVHGGEIVGIAGVDGNGQREFAEVLTGLREMEGGEGTLLGQPLAGLTPATARARGVGHVPEDRLWRAVVKAMSVEENVALGRQSREPFAKGLQVDFAGRRARTQALLQAYDVRPPDPTLPLQALSGGNQQKVVVARELDAAPRLLVVVQPTRGLDIGAVAQVQARLREARDQGAGVVLVSLDLEEVLALADRVYVFFEGRVTGMFTRPQFDEREIGRRMLGTTGEASHG; encoded by the coding sequence GTGTCGCTGGACATCGGCACCGGGGAGGTGCTCGCCCTGGTGGGCGAGAACGGCGCGGGCAAGTCCACCCTGATGAACGTCCTGTATGGGCTGTACCACGCCGACTCGGGCGAGGTGCTCATCCAGGGACGGCCCGCGCGGCTCAAGAGCCCCCGCGACGCCATCGCCCGGGGCATCGGCATGGTGCACCAGCACTTCATGCTCGTGCCCACGCTCTCGGTGGCCGAGAACGTGGTGCTCGGGCGCGAGCCCACGCGCCTGGGCCGCTTCGACCAGGAGCGGGCGTGCGCCGAGGTGGCCGCCACGTGTGAGCGCTTCGGCTTCAAGCTGGACCCGCGCGCCCGGGTGGACACCCTGAGTGTGGGCTCGCAGCAGAAGGTGGAGATCGTCAAGGCGCTGCACCGGGGCGCCCAGGTGCTCATCCTCGACGAGCCCACGGCGGTGCTCACCCCCCAGGAGTCCGACGACCTGTTCCGGGTGTCGCGGGGGCTCGCGGCGGGCGGGCGCACCGTGGTCTTCATCAGCCACAAGCTGCGCGAGGTGCTCAGCGTGGCGGACCGGGTGGTCGTGATGCGGCGCGGCAAGCGCGTGGCCGAGGTGCGCGCCGCCGAGACGCGGCCCGAGGCGCTGGCGGCGCTGATGGTGGGCGAGGCGCGCGTGCCCCAGGCCGAGGCCCAGGCGTGGCACCCGCCCGAGGGCGAGCGGCTGCTGGACGTGAAGGACCTCACCGCGCGGGGGGAGGACGGCCAGCCCATGCTCCGGGGGGTGACCCTGGAGGTGCACGGCGGGGAGATCGTCGGCATCGCGGGCGTGGACGGCAACGGCCAGCGCGAGTTCGCCGAGGTGCTCACGGGCCTCAGGGAGATGGAGGGCGGCGAGGGCACGCTGCTGGGCCAGCCGCTCGCGGGGCTGACGCCCGCCACGGCGCGCGCGCGGGGCGTGGGCCACGTGCCCGAGGACCGGCTGTGGCGCGCGGTGGTCAAGGCCATGAGCGTGGAGGAGAACGTGGCGCTGGGCCGGCAGTCGCGCGAGCCCTTCGCCAAGGGGCTCCAGGTGGACTTCGCCGGGCGGCGCGCGCGCACCCAGGCGCTGCTGCAGGCCTATGACGTGCGGCCGCCGGACCCCACCCTGCCCCTGCAGGCGCTCTCGGGCGGCAACCAGCAGAAGGTGGTGGTGGCGCGCGAGCTGGACGCGGCGCCGCGGCTGCTCGTGGTGGTGCAGCCCACGCGTGGCCTGGACATCGGCGCGGTGGCGCAGGTGCAGGCGCGGCTGCGCGAGGCGCGCGACCAGGGGGCGGGCGTGGTGCTCGTCTCGCTCGATCTGGAGGAAGTGTTGGCCCTGGCGGACCGTGTCTACGTCTTCTTCGAGGGCCGGGTGACGGGCATGTTCACCCGCCCCCAGTTCGACGAGCGGGAGATCGGCCGGCGCATGCTCGGCACCACGGGGGAGGCCTCCCATGGGTGA
- a CDS encoding PspA/IM30 family protein — protein MWQRFRRAMRSFGGFFVSSLEDPELILEQNVRDLNDQVPKMNESIAMVRANLTLLEKENAKYTQDIRELTARVKAAIQAGRDDLAAQYATKLQTEKSALERNEMQLATAKQAYEKSLNLKKAFMREKERKTQEAMTAIRDARRAKWQSKVADAMESFTVAGIDQTHDEMLRKVQEKAAVNEARMQMALDSVDHQSVQIEEDAERLQAMDLVKQMKMEMGLNSPAPVSEVGGSPEKTIGKKVGVE, from the coding sequence ATGTGGCAACGGTTCAGAAGGGCAATGCGCAGCTTCGGTGGATTCTTTGTCTCCTCCCTCGAGGATCCGGAACTCATCCTCGAGCAGAACGTGCGGGACCTGAACGATCAGGTTCCCAAGATGAACGAGTCCATCGCGATGGTGAGGGCCAACCTCACCCTCCTGGAGAAGGAGAACGCGAAGTACACCCAGGACATCCGCGAGCTGACGGCCCGCGTGAAGGCGGCCATCCAGGCGGGCCGGGATGACCTGGCCGCCCAGTACGCCACCAAGCTGCAGACGGAGAAGTCGGCGCTCGAGCGCAACGAGATGCAGCTGGCCACGGCCAAGCAGGCATACGAGAAGTCGCTCAACCTCAAGAAGGCCTTCATGCGCGAGAAGGAGCGCAAGACGCAGGAGGCCATGACGGCCATCCGCGACGCGCGCCGCGCCAAGTGGCAGTCCAAGGTCGCCGACGCCATGGAGTCCTTCACGGTGGCGGGCATCGACCAGACGCACGACGAGATGCTGCGCAAGGTCCAGGAGAAGGCCGCCGTCAACGAGGCGCGCATGCAGATGGCGCTCGATTCGGTGGACCACCAGTCGGTGCAGATCGAGGAGGACGCCGAGCGCCTCCAGGCCATGGACCTGGTCAAGCAGATGAAGATGGAGATGGGGCTCAACAGCCCCGCGCCGGTGTCCGAGGTGGGCGGCTCCCCCGAGAAGACGATCGGCAAGAAGGTGGGAGTCGAGTAG
- a CDS encoding ABC transporter permease — MGERARAILPSVFSVFLALALCWVFIALTRDTQVASEAYLQMLRGGVGDWGAYLDGGRITLLTRPWGEAAIKAALLLLTGLSVAVAFKVGLFNIGAQGQMLLGALAAAVVGAQVQLPSALHVVAALLAAGVAGAFWALIAAWLKLVRGVHEVISTIMLNWVAVSLVDNWLVVGPLRAGAGTAVNITGTAEIQASAQLPRLLGEMSRLHLGFPLALAVALVLWVWLARLRTGFETRAVGLGPEAARAAGIPVTRRTAEAMGLAGALAGLAGAVLVLGTEMRYPGTLGAPYGFDGIAISLIGNNHPLGVTLSAVFFGILRAGGTRMQLLGVHKSYPELIQGLALLFVAGRQVWLALLAARRRPPPAPAEPQPAPETAAPPAQRPEVPRV, encoded by the coding sequence ATGGGTGAGCGCGCCCGGGCGATCCTGCCCTCGGTGTTCTCCGTGTTCCTGGCGCTCGCCCTGTGCTGGGTGTTCATCGCCCTCACGCGCGACACGCAGGTGGCCAGCGAGGCCTACCTGCAGATGCTGCGCGGGGGCGTGGGCGACTGGGGGGCCTACCTGGACGGCGGCCGCATCACCCTGCTCACCCGTCCCTGGGGCGAGGCCGCCATCAAGGCGGCGCTCCTCCTGCTCACGGGCCTGTCCGTGGCGGTGGCCTTCAAGGTGGGCCTGTTCAACATCGGCGCCCAGGGGCAGATGCTGCTCGGCGCGCTGGCCGCGGCGGTCGTGGGTGCCCAGGTGCAACTGCCCTCGGCGCTGCACGTGGTGGCGGCGCTCCTGGCCGCCGGGGTGGCCGGAGCGTTCTGGGCGCTCATCGCCGCCTGGCTCAAGCTCGTGCGGGGCGTGCACGAGGTCATCTCCACCATCATGCTCAACTGGGTGGCGGTGAGCCTGGTGGACAACTGGCTCGTGGTGGGCCCGTTGCGCGCCGGGGCCGGCACGGCGGTGAACATCACGGGCACCGCGGAGATCCAGGCCAGCGCGCAACTGCCCCGGCTGCTCGGGGAGATGTCGCGGCTGCACCTGGGCTTCCCCCTGGCGCTCGCGGTGGCGCTGGTGCTGTGGGTGTGGCTGGCGCGGCTGCGCACGGGCTTCGAGACGCGCGCGGTGGGGCTCGGCCCCGAGGCGGCCCGGGCCGCGGGCATCCCCGTCACCCGGCGCACCGCCGAGGCCATGGGCCTGGCCGGCGCGCTCGCGGGACTGGCCGGCGCGGTGCTGGTGCTGGGCACGGAGATGCGCTACCCGGGCACGCTCGGCGCGCCCTACGGCTTCGACGGCATCGCCATCTCGCTCATCGGCAACAACCACCCCCTGGGCGTCACGCTGTCGGCCGTGTTCTTCGGAATTCTCCGCGCCGGAGGCACGCGCATGCAGCTGCTCGGCGTGCACAAGAGCTACCCGGAGCTCATCCAGGGCCTGGCCCTGCTCTTCGTGGCGGGCCGTCAGGTGTGGCTCGCGCTGCTCGCCGCCCGCCGCCGGCCGCCCCCCGCGCCCGCCGAGCCCCAACCCGCTCCCGAAACCGCCGCGCCGCCCGCGCAGCGCCCCGAGGTGCCCCGTGTTTGA
- a CDS encoding ABC transporter substrate-binding protein, with amino-acid sequence MGLKRGPGLLPFLVLCCLGGAYLMASRLGYLDRLQARFFPAAKETVRLSPGDFPAGVAAPVADLASVPLRPTLIGFSARGSAAALLLATGGVSTLDNLAAPPGVAQGVLKAGYALDARAVLFAREEELRQALALGAEHGGVDMAALSVDRLAAWLPALRDAAPRTVLLLGRSRGQEALAAVGVADLASLRGKRLGVYPSGSSYYFTLWALSRAGLRMSDVRWVDLPSTLDAGRALREGRADAVSGLWGDVALAARDRGGTVLATTADAPHLVATVLVARGDYAARYPDAVRRIIRGLLDAGLSVSKDPAPAARLLGEVAPYLGDPTEAIRSAPPATLADNRSFFGLSGEAPVTYDELFQSASALYQKIKRTAVIPPAEDTRDLGALKYVSEARGP; translated from the coding sequence ATGGGCTTGAAACGCGGACCGGGTCTCCTCCCGTTCCTGGTGTTGTGTTGTCTGGGCGGGGCCTACCTGATGGCCTCGCGCCTGGGCTACCTGGACCGGCTCCAGGCGCGCTTCTTTCCCGCGGCCAAGGAGACCGTGCGCCTGTCGCCCGGGGACTTCCCCGCGGGAGTGGCGGCGCCGGTGGCGGACCTGGCCTCGGTGCCCCTGCGCCCCACGCTCATCGGCTTCTCCGCGCGCGGCTCGGCGGCGGCGCTGCTCTTGGCCACCGGGGGCGTCTCCACGCTGGACAACCTCGCGGCCCCTCCCGGCGTGGCCCAGGGCGTGCTCAAGGCGGGCTACGCGCTGGACGCGCGCGCGGTGCTCTTCGCCCGGGAGGAGGAATTGCGCCAGGCGCTCGCCCTGGGGGCCGAGCATGGGGGCGTGGACATGGCCGCCTTGTCCGTGGACCGGCTGGCCGCCTGGCTCCCGGCGCTCCGGGACGCGGCGCCCCGGACGGTGCTGCTCCTGGGCCGCAGTCGGGGCCAGGAGGCGCTGGCGGCGGTGGGCGTGGCGGACCTCGCCTCGCTCCGGGGCAAGCGGCTGGGGGTGTACCCCTCGGGCTCCTCGTACTACTTCACGCTCTGGGCGCTGTCCCGGGCGGGGCTGCGCATGTCGGACGTGCGCTGGGTGGACCTGCCCTCCACCCTGGACGCGGGCCGGGCGCTGCGCGAGGGGCGGGCGGATGCCGTGTCGGGCCTGTGGGGCGACGTGGCGCTGGCGGCGAGGGATCGGGGTGGCACCGTGCTGGCCACCACGGCGGACGCGCCCCACCTGGTGGCCACGGTGCTGGTGGCCCGGGGGGACTACGCCGCGCGCTACCCGGACGCCGTGCGGCGCATCATCCGGGGTCTGTTGGATGCCGGCCTGAGCGTGTCGAAGGACCCGGCGCCCGCGGCACGGCTGCTCGGCGAGGTGGCCCCCTACCTGGGAGACCCCACCGAGGCCATCCGCAGCGCTCCCCCGGCGACACTCGCGGACAATCGCTCCTTCTTCGGGCTTTCCGGCGAGGCGCCCGTCACCTATGACGAGCTCTTCCAGAGCGCCTCGGCGCTCTACCAGAAGATCAAGCGCACGGCGGTGATTCCGCCCGCCGAGGACACCCGCGATCTCGGCGCGTTGAAATATGTGTCGGAGGCGCGAGGGCCCTAG